A single genomic interval of Nocardioides nitrophenolicus harbors:
- a CDS encoding zinc-binding dehydrogenase produces the protein MFAVYADSFASSADDPLTGLVLGERPDPVAPEGWTTVTVKAASLNHHDLWSLRGVGLKAEALPMILGCDAAGYDEDGNEVVVHAVVSDPDWTGDETFDPRRSLLSERHQGTLADQVIVPRRNVVPKPASLSFEEAACLPTAWLTAYRMLFTQGGLKAGDTVLVQGAGGGVATALIALGRAGGLRVLATSRDEAKRAKALELGAHEVFESGARLPEKVDAVMETVGRATWSHSIRALRPGGRIVISGTTSGPNLDDAELTRIFFLQLSVVGSTMGTRGELAALVNLLDSTGVRPVIDRVLPMTEARDGFAAMASGDVFGKIVFTR, from the coding sequence ATGTTCGCTGTCTACGCCGACTCCTTCGCCAGCTCCGCCGACGACCCGCTGACCGGCCTCGTGCTGGGCGAGCGCCCCGACCCGGTCGCCCCCGAGGGCTGGACCACCGTCACCGTGAAGGCCGCCTCGCTCAACCACCACGACCTGTGGTCGCTGCGCGGAGTGGGACTCAAGGCCGAGGCGCTGCCGATGATCCTCGGCTGCGACGCGGCGGGCTACGACGAGGACGGCAACGAGGTCGTCGTCCACGCCGTCGTCTCCGACCCGGACTGGACCGGCGACGAGACCTTCGATCCGCGCCGCTCACTGCTCTCCGAGCGCCACCAGGGGACCCTGGCCGACCAGGTGATCGTGCCGCGGCGCAATGTGGTGCCGAAGCCCGCCTCGCTGTCCTTCGAGGAGGCCGCCTGCCTGCCGACGGCGTGGCTGACGGCGTACCGGATGCTGTTCACGCAGGGCGGGCTCAAGGCCGGCGACACGGTGCTGGTGCAGGGCGCCGGCGGTGGCGTCGCGACCGCGCTGATCGCGCTCGGCCGGGCCGGTGGGCTGCGGGTGCTCGCGACCTCGCGCGACGAGGCGAAGCGGGCCAAGGCGCTCGAGCTGGGCGCCCACGAGGTGTTCGAGTCGGGAGCCCGGCTGCCCGAGAAGGTGGACGCGGTGATGGAGACGGTCGGTCGCGCGACCTGGTCGCACTCCATCCGCGCGCTGCGTCCGGGCGGCCGGATCGTGATCTCCGGTACGACCTCGGGCCCGAACCTCGACGACGCCGAGCTGACCCGGATCTTCTTCCTCCAGCTCAGCGTCGTCGGCTCCACCATGGGCACCCGCGGCGAGCTGGCCGCGCTGGTCAACCTGCTCGACAGCACCGGCGTGCGGCCCGTCATCGACCGGGTGCTGCCGATGACCGAGGCGCGCGACGGCTTCGCCGCGATGGCCAGCGGCGACGTGTTCGGGAAGATCGTCTTCACGCGCTGA
- the sodX gene encoding nickel-type superoxide dismutase maturation protease — MLPATLLGMDRAATGGRPRVGLAVVRGDSMRPTLRPGERLLVSYGARVRPGRIVVARFADGTLAVKRVAERRGSGWWLLSDNPDAGVDSRHRGAVPDADVAGVVRGRVWPRPRLL; from the coding sequence ATGCTGCCTGCGACACTACTCGGCATGGATCGCGCGGCAACGGGAGGTCGGCCCCGCGTGGGACTCGCCGTCGTCCGCGGCGACTCCATGCGGCCCACGCTGCGGCCCGGCGAGCGGCTCCTGGTGTCGTACGGCGCCCGGGTGCGACCGGGCCGGATCGTGGTCGCACGCTTCGCCGACGGCACCCTCGCCGTCAAGCGCGTGGCCGAGCGCCGGGGGAGCGGCTGGTGGCTGCTCAGCGACAACCCGGACGCCGGCGTGGACTCCCGGCACCGGGGTGCCGTGCCGGACGCGGACGTGGCGGGCGTCGTGCGCGGCCGGGTGTGGCCCCGGCCGCGGCTGCTGTGA
- the sodN gene encoding superoxide dismutase, Ni, with the protein MFSRIADSLRAAFVAPTVEVSAHCDLPCGVYDPAQARIEAESIKAVIAKALDSDDPDFRTRAILIKEQRSELVKHHLWVLWTDYFKPPHFEAYPQLHTLVNEATKLAGATGTKGTLDPAKADELLAKIDEIAEIFWATKKG; encoded by the coding sequence ATGTTCTCCCGTATCGCCGACTCGCTTCGCGCGGCCTTCGTGGCCCCCACCGTCGAGGTCTCCGCCCACTGCGACCTGCCCTGCGGCGTCTACGACCCGGCCCAGGCCCGGATCGAGGCCGAGTCGATCAAGGCCGTCATCGCCAAGGCGCTCGACAGCGACGACCCCGACTTCCGCACCCGCGCCATCCTGATCAAGGAGCAGCGCTCCGAGCTGGTCAAGCACCACCTCTGGGTGCTGTGGACCGACTACTTCAAGCCCCCGCACTTCGAGGCCTACCCGCAGCTCCACACCCTGGTCAACGAGGCCACCAAGCTCGCCGGCGCGACCGGCACCAAGGGCACCCTCGACCCGGCCAAGGCCGACGAGCTGCTGGCGAAGATCGACGAGATCGCCGAGATCTTCTGGGCGACGAAGAAGGGCTGA
- a CDS encoding NAD(P)-dependent malic enzyme, whose protein sequence is MATVPTADVSTRDQLSLAYTPGVAEVCEAIAADPSLTRHYTWVPNTVAIVTDGTAVLGLGDIGPAAAMPVMEGKAVLFKQFGGVDGVPICLATTDVEEIIETVVRLAPSFGGINLEDISAPRCFEIEDRLKEALDIPVFHDDQHGTAVVTLAALVNALKLTGRNAESTRVVISGAGAAGVAIAKILLAAGVKDIAVTDRKGVVSSDRTDLTPSKKALAELTADQCGRRGSLAEAFDGADVYIGVSGGTVPEEVVATMADDAIIFAMANPNPEVHPEVAHRHARVVATGRSDFPNQINNVLAFPGIFRGAFDVHASAITEGMKVAAADALAALVGDDLAEDLVIPSPFDPRVGPAVAAAVAEAARRDGVARV, encoded by the coding sequence ATGGCGACCGTACCCACGGCCGATGTCAGCACCCGCGACCAGCTGTCGCTGGCCTACACCCCCGGCGTCGCCGAGGTCTGCGAGGCCATCGCGGCCGACCCGTCGCTGACCCGTCACTACACCTGGGTCCCCAACACCGTCGCCATCGTCACCGACGGCACCGCCGTGCTCGGCCTCGGCGACATCGGCCCCGCCGCCGCGATGCCGGTGATGGAGGGCAAGGCCGTGCTGTTCAAGCAGTTCGGCGGCGTCGACGGCGTGCCGATCTGCCTGGCCACCACCGACGTCGAGGAGATCATCGAGACCGTCGTCCGGCTCGCGCCGAGCTTCGGCGGCATCAACCTCGAGGACATCTCGGCGCCGCGCTGCTTCGAGATCGAGGACCGCCTCAAGGAGGCCCTCGACATCCCGGTCTTCCATGACGACCAGCACGGCACCGCCGTCGTCACGCTGGCCGCCCTGGTCAACGCCCTCAAGCTCACCGGCCGCAACGCCGAGTCGACCCGCGTGGTCATCTCCGGGGCGGGCGCAGCCGGCGTGGCGATCGCCAAGATCCTGCTCGCCGCGGGCGTCAAGGACATCGCGGTCACCGACCGCAAGGGCGTGGTCAGCTCCGACCGCACCGACCTGACGCCGTCGAAGAAGGCGCTCGCCGAGCTCACCGCCGACCAGTGCGGTCGCCGCGGCAGCCTCGCCGAGGCGTTCGATGGCGCCGACGTCTACATCGGCGTCTCCGGCGGCACGGTGCCCGAGGAGGTCGTCGCCACCATGGCCGACGACGCGATCATCTTCGCGATGGCCAACCCCAACCCCGAGGTGCACCCCGAAGTCGCGCACCGCCACGCGCGGGTCGTCGCGACCGGGCGCTCCGACTTCCCCAACCAGATCAACAACGTGCTGGCCTTCCCGGGCATCTTCCGGGGCGCCTTCGACGTGCACGCCAGCGCGATCACCGAGGGCATGAAGGTCGCCGCGGCCGACGCGCTCGCCGCGCTCGTGGGCGACGACCTCGCGGAGGACCTGGTCATCCCGTCGCCGTTCGACCCGCGGGTCGGGCCGGCGGTCGCCGCCGCTGTGGCCGAGGCCGCACGACGAGACGGTGTCGCGCGGGTCTGA
- a CDS encoding MDR family MFS transporter, whose amino-acid sequence MTAPSGPAETGDIAAFEQEFTSAPATPGRTPLVIKLLVAATFVVILNETTLVNAVPRLMEDFRITETTAQWSLTVFMLTMAAVIPVTGWFLQRVTTRTAYATAMITFSVGTLVAAVAPTFGVLLVGRVVQAGGTAVMMPLLMTTLMTVVAAEDRGRVMGQVTLAMSCAPALGPAVSGILLHFGSWRLIFAVVLPIAVLVGYVGLRQLENVGETNRSPISWLSVVLAAGGFSTFVFGLSKVGNADWPEPALLIAGGVVLIAAFALYQLHLQRSDRPLMDLRTLKVRNFTVSLILMSAGFMAFLGSMLLLPLYFQNLRGLSELQTGLLVMPGGLAMGLLGPQVGKVFDRIGARPLVIPGSVAMVALLFALSRIGVDTPYVLLVALHVALMASLATIFTPVFTIGLGDLAPQLYSHGSSLLGTLQQVAGAIGTALLVVIMTNRSESLAESGSSPADAFMGGLQWAFFAGAVIGVVVIAMSLLLPAKADTPAGAHGGH is encoded by the coding sequence ATGACTGCGCCCTCCGGACCCGCTGAGACCGGCGACATCGCCGCGTTCGAGCAGGAGTTCACGAGCGCCCCGGCGACCCCGGGACGGACTCCGCTCGTCATCAAGCTGCTGGTCGCGGCGACCTTCGTCGTGATCCTCAACGAGACCACCCTGGTCAACGCGGTCCCTCGGCTGATGGAGGACTTCCGCATCACCGAGACCACCGCCCAGTGGTCCCTGACCGTGTTCATGCTGACCATGGCCGCGGTCATCCCGGTGACCGGCTGGTTCCTCCAGCGGGTGACCACGCGCACGGCGTACGCCACCGCGATGATCACCTTCAGCGTCGGCACCCTGGTCGCGGCGGTGGCCCCGACCTTCGGCGTGCTGCTCGTCGGCCGGGTGGTCCAGGCGGGCGGCACCGCCGTGATGATGCCGCTGCTGATGACGACCCTGATGACGGTGGTCGCCGCCGAGGACCGGGGCCGGGTGATGGGTCAGGTCACGCTCGCCATGTCCTGCGCCCCGGCGCTGGGCCCGGCGGTGTCCGGCATCCTGCTGCACTTCGGCTCGTGGCGGCTGATCTTCGCGGTGGTGCTCCCCATCGCCGTCCTGGTCGGCTACGTCGGCCTGCGCCAGCTCGAGAACGTCGGCGAGACCAACCGCAGCCCGATCAGCTGGCTCAGCGTGGTGCTCGCGGCCGGCGGCTTCAGCACCTTCGTCTTCGGGCTGAGCAAGGTCGGCAACGCCGACTGGCCCGAGCCCGCGCTGCTCATCGCCGGCGGCGTCGTGCTGATCGCGGCCTTCGCGCTCTACCAGCTCCACCTGCAGCGCTCGGACCGGCCGCTGATGGACCTGCGCACGCTCAAGGTCCGCAACTTCACGGTCTCGCTGATCCTGATGTCGGCCGGCTTCATGGCCTTCCTCGGCTCGATGCTCCTGCTGCCGCTCTACTTCCAGAACCTGCGCGGGCTCAGCGAGCTGCAGACCGGCCTGCTGGTCATGCCCGGTGGCCTGGCAATGGGCCTGCTCGGCCCGCAGGTCGGCAAGGTGTTCGACCGGATCGGCGCCCGCCCGCTGGTGATCCCGGGCTCGGTCGCGATGGTGGCGCTGCTGTTCGCGCTGAGCCGGATCGGCGTCGACACGCCCTACGTCCTGCTGGTCGCGCTCCACGTCGCGCTGATGGCGAGCCTGGCCACCATCTTCACGCCGGTCTTCACCATCGGCCTGGGCGACCTTGCGCCGCAGCTGTACTCCCACGGCAGCTCGCTGCTCGGCACGCTCCAGCAGGTCGCCGGCGCCATCGGCACCGCGCTGCTGGTCGTGATCATGACCAACCGCAGCGAGAGCCTCGCCGAGTCCGGGAGCTCACCGGCCGACGCGTTCATGGGCGGCCTGCAGTGGGCGTTCTTCGCGGGTGCGGTGATCGGTGTCGTGGTGATCGCGATGTCGCTGCTGCTGCCGGCCAAGGCCGACACCCCGGCGGGTGCTCACGGCGGGCACTGA